A portion of the Bombus terrestris unplaced genomic scaffold, iyBomTerr1.2, whole genome shotgun sequence genome contains these proteins:
- the LOC100650186 gene encoding uncharacterized protein LOC100650186 isoform X2 translates to MRRMSDRGGEGSGPAPQLDGRRHSVVTIERVSPTSFGRNRQLDIMDDIADLKARKVRLRMYRTSTEQVYEIQPLEGNSSTQRYTQQLKQRLSEMPTPSVSPTSSPRKRVSELPRAASASVSGAAGIVCSNTDLMSILSSLASSTTEINRCGEEAPSSRDDSKSNWPEKTTEQKGSQSKSFRSNSFDVSTLHGAKSELSGSSKAAISTFMAPSNWFTKRHQPMSKKPEDLGTASLSLRFDKSKVVKAVKKTLGKKSPNSEVEHKVVWDNTSGTKVDAQVFGSAIEKMLTAKKGDDTGASGSSRKAG, encoded by the exons ATGAGACGAATGAGCGATCGTGGCGGAGAAGGATCAGGACCAGCTCCTCAGCTAGATGGCCGAAGACATTCGGTCGTTACAATTGAAAGAGTGTCACCGACTTCGTTTGGTCGTAATCGTCAGTTGGACATTATGGACGACATCGCAGACCTAAAAGCGAGGAAG GTGCGCTTAAGGATGTACAGGACGTCGACGGAGCAAGTGTACGAAATACAGCCGCTGGAGGGTAACAGTTCCACTCAACGTTACACTCAACAGCTGAAACAACGATTATCTGAAATGCCTACTCCGTCGGTTTCGCCGACGTCTTCTCCTCGAAAGCGCGTCTCGGAACTGCCAAGAGCCGCGAGTGCATCCGTTTCCGGTGCTGCGGGCATTGTCTGCTCTAATACGGATCTGATGTCGATCCTAAGTTCGTTAGCGTCTTCCACGACGGAAATCAACCGATGCGGCGAGGAAGCGCCGAGTTCGCGGGACGATAGCAAATCAAACTGGCCCGAAAAAACGACTGAACAGAAAGGAAGTCAATCGAAGAGTTTCCGTTCCAACAGCTTCGACGTGTCGACATTGCACGGAGCTAAAAGTGAGCTTAGCGGATCCTCGAAAGCCGCTATTTCGACCTTTATGGCACCGTCGAATTGGTTTACGAAGAGACACCAACCGATGTCGAAGAAGCCGGAAGATTTAGGAACGGCCAGTTTAAGTCTTAGATTCGATAAATCGAAGGTAGTGAAGGCGGTGAAGAAAACGTTGGGTAAAAAGTCCCCTAATAGCGAGGTCGAACACAAAGTCGTATGGGACAACACTAGTGGAACCAAAGTGGACGCTCAG GTATTTGGTAGCGCAATTGAGAAGATGTTAACGGCGAAAAAGGGAGACGATACGGGGGCTTCCGGGTCGAGTCGGAAAGCTGGATAG